In Musa acuminata AAA Group cultivar baxijiao chromosome BXJ2-10, Cavendish_Baxijiao_AAA, whole genome shotgun sequence, a genomic segment contains:
- the LOC135625332 gene encoding probable inactive receptor kinase At5g16590 yields MAPPPVWLRLLASAILLLACLPGGAPDLAADAAALLAFREAVGRSALPTWNSSAPGATCSWQGVACESGRVDELRLPGAGLIGQIPAALGNLTALHTLSLRFNALSGPLPPELAGLTELRNLYLQGNDFSGEIPPFVSSLKNLVRLNLAGNKFTGGIPLALNNLSRLGTLYLENNRLTGEIPALDFPNLVQFNVSYNQLNGSIPAKLRSQPATAFLATGLCGGPLGRCPGEISPSPTAEGPAAGDADGAGENDHSKKKKLSGGAIAGIAIGAAALLLIVLVVLILLCRGKKAQSSEAAAAGGKQMEMGAAAEPRDKSLGEGGANGNGVAAAAPAVDAASAAAGGKKLVFFGEGGTRPFDLEDLLRASAEVLGKGTFGTAYKAVLETGMTVAVKRLKDVNLQETEFREKMEAIGAIDHPNLVPLMAYYFSKDEKLLVYEYMAMGSLSALLHGNRGSGRTPFNWETRTGIALAAARGIEYIHSTGPSAAHGNIKSSNILLTKSYQARVSDHGLALLVGSASATARVAGYRAPEVTDTRKVSQKADVYSFGVLLLELLTGKAPAQALNDDGFDLPRWVQSVVKEEWTAEVFDPELLRYQNVEEDMVQLLQLATDCAAQYPDKRPSMPDVVARIEAISKSRSLASSYQDQPSIEDGDGMSPRP; encoded by the exons ATGGCTCCTCCCCCGGTCTGGCTCCGCCTCCTCGCCAGCGCCATCCTGCTGCTGGCTTGCCTCCCCGGCGGGGCCCCGGATCTGGCGGCTGACGCCGCGGCTCTACTCGCCTTCCGCGAAGCCGTCGGCCGGTCGGCGCTGCCGACGTGGAACTCCTCCGCCCCTGGCGCGACGTGTTCCTGGCAGGGTGTCGCTTGCGAGTCCGGCCGCGTCGACGAGCTCCGCCTACCTGGCGCCGGCCTCATCGGGCAGATCCCCGCCGCCCTCGGCAACCTTACCGCCCTCCACACCCTCAGCCTTCGGTTCAACGCGCTCTCCGGACCTCTCCCTCCGGAGCTCGCCGGCCTCACCGAGCTCCGGAACCTTTACCTCCAGGGCAACGACTTCTCCGGCGAGATCCCGCCCTTCGTCTCCTCCCTCAAGAACCTCGTCCGCCTCAACCTAGCCGGTAACAAGTTCACCGGCGGGATCCCGTTGGCGCTCAACAACCTCTCCCGCCTCGGTACGCTCTACCTCGAAAACAACCGGCTAACCGGCGAGATCCCGGCCCTCGACTTTCCCAACCTGGTCCAGTTCAACGTGTCTTACAACCAGCTCAACGGATCGATTCCCGCCAAGCTCCGCTCCCAGCCGGCTACCGCGTTTCTGGCCACGGGCCTCTGTGGCGGCCCCCTCGGGCGGTGCCCCGGCGAGATCTCGCCGTCTCCGACGGCAGAGGGGCCGGCCGCGGGTGATGCCGACGGCGCGGGGGAGAACGACCACAGCAAAAAGAAGAAGCTCTCCGGCGGCGCGATCGCAGGGATCGCGATCGGCGCCGCGGCCTTGTTGCTGATCGTGCTCGTCGTGTTGATCCTTCTCTGCCGGGGAAAGAAAGCGCAGTCGTCGGAGGCGGCAGCCGCGGGCGGAAAGCAGATGGAGATGGGAGCTGCAGCAGAGCCGAGGGACAAGAGTCTAGGCGAGGGTGGAGCGAACGGGAACGGCGTTGCGGCGGCGGCTCCAGCGGTGGATGCTGCGTCGGCTGCCGCCGGGGGCAAGAAGCTGGTGTTCTTCGGCGAGGGAGGGACGAGGCCGTTCGACCTGGAGGACCTGCTGCGGGCGTCGGCGGAGGTGCTGGGGAAGGGCACGTTCGGGACCGCGTACAAGGCGGTGCTGGAGACGGGGATGACGGTGGCGGTGAAGCGGCTCAAGGACGTGAACCTGCAGGAGACGGAGTTCAGGGAGAAGATGGAGGCCATCGGGGCGATAGACCACCCCAACCTGGTGCCCTTGATGGCCTACTACTTCAGCAAGGACGAGAAGCTCCTCGTCTACGAGTACATGGCGATGGGGAGCCTCTCTGCCCTCCTCCACG GCAACAGAGGATCCGGTCGAACACCTTTCAACTGGGAAACAAGAACGGGCATTGCCCTTGCAGCGGCACGCGGCATCGAGTACATCCACTCCACAGGTCCTTCCGCCGCGCATGGCAACATCAAGTCCTCCAACATCCTCCTCACCAAGTCATACCAAGCCCGGGTGTCCGACCACGGCCTCGCCCTCCTTGTGGGTTCAGCCTCTGCCACCGCCCGCGTCGCCGGGTACCGGGCTCCAGAGGTCACCGACACCCGAAAGGTCTCCCAGAAGGCcgacgtgtacagcttcggcGTCCTCCTCCTCGAGCTGCTCACCGGCAAAGCCCCCGCGCAGGCCCTCAACGACGACGGCTTCGACCTCCCGAGATGGGTGCAGTCGGTGGTGAAAGAGGAATGGACCGCAGAGGTGTTCGACCCGGAGCTTCTGAGGTACCAGAACGTGGAGGAGGACATGGTGCAGCTCCTTCAGCTTGCCACGGACTGTGCGGCACAGTATCCCGACAAGCGGCCTTCCATGCCCGACGTGGTGGCTCGCATCGAAGCCATCTCGAAGTCGAGGAGCCTCGCGTCGTCCTACCAAGACCAACCGAGCATCGAAGACGGCGACGGCATGTCTCCCAGGCCATAA